One genomic window of Monodelphis domestica isolate mMonDom1 chromosome 1, mMonDom1.pri, whole genome shotgun sequence includes the following:
- the LOC100024941 gene encoding lysosomal protective protein-like: MQLLCSLLAFSSLCWGLSTSQYAPDLITSLPGLAKLPSFKQWSGYLQAGSGKYFHYWFVESQRNPESDPLVLWLNGGPGCSSMEGLLAENGPFRIHDDGSLYMNPYSWNQVANVLYLESPAGVGYSYSSSQKYQVNDQQVAADNYEALQSFFTKFPSFTSNDFYVFGESYGGVYVPSLSARIVNGPASINFKGFGVGNGMSNYELNDVTLIEFSYYHGIIGDDLWDSLQTYCCSEGVCNFYNSTQNNCFDSILEAYRMIQGVGLNVYNLYAPCWGASGYQDRYAADMNNLYRKYQFNVAVPPPGAPIPGVPKCINATAMYVWLNQDNVRQALHIPAFLPNWELCSTLVTSHYQRQYMDMAPFYQELLQNNIRVLVYNGDTDMACNFLGAEKFVESLNQPVMSPYQPWYYKNQVAGFFKEYERITFLTVKGSGHMVPQYRPAQALKMFESFLQNTTYL; the protein is encoded by the exons ATGCAACTCTTGTGCAGTCTCCTGGCTTTCTCCAGCCTATGCTGGGGCCTCAGCACCAGTCAATATGCCCCAGACCTCATCACCTCGCTGCCTGGCCTGGCCAAACTGCCCAGCTTCAAGCAGTGGTCCGGCTACCTCCAGGCTGGCTCTGGCAAATACTTCCATTACTG GTTTGTGGAGTCCCAGAGAAACCCTGAGTCTGACCCCTTGGTGCTATGGCTGAATGGAGGCCCTGGCTGCAGCTCCATGGAAGGTCTATTGGCAGAGAATGGCCCCTTCAGG ATACATGATGATGGCTCCCTCTACATGAACCCTTATAGCTGGAATCAAGTGGCTAATGTGCTATATCTGGAGTCACCAGCTGGAGTGGGTTATTCCTACTCTTCCAGCCAGAAGTACCAAGTCAATGATCAGCAG GTGGCAGCTGATAATTACGAGGCCTTACAGAGTTTCTTCACCAAGTTCCCCAGCTTCACCAGCAATGACTTCTATGTATTTGGAGAGAGCTATGGTGGGGTCTATGTGCCCTCCCTCAGTGCTCGGATTGTTAATGGTCCAGCCTCCATCAACTTCAAG GGCTTTGGGGTAGGGAACGGAATGAGCAACTATGAGCTTAATGATGTGACACTGATTGAATTCAGTTACTACCATGGCATCATTGGAGACGA CCTCTGGGACTCTCTGCAAACCTACTGCTGCTCGGAGGGCGTCTGCAACTTCTACAACAGCACCCAAAACAACTGCTTCGATTCC ATCCTGGAGGCTTACAGGATGATCCAGGGCGTTGGCCTCAATGTCTACAACCTCTACGCGCCCTGCTGGGGGGCTTCGGGCTACCAGGACCGCTATGCCGCCGACATGAACAACCTCTATCGAAAATACCAGTTCAACGTGGCCGTGCCG CCCCCTGGAGCTCCCATTCCTGGAGTCCCTAAGTGCATCAATGCCACTGCTATGTACGTGTGGCTGAACCAGGACAATGTGAGGCAGGCCCTCCACATCCCTGCGTTCCTCCCCAATTGGGAACTTTGCAG CACACTGGTGACTTCTCACTACCAGAGACAGTACATGGACATGGCTCCCTTCTATCAGGAGTTACTGCAGAACAACATCCGTGTCTTGGTGTACAACGGGGACACTGATATGGCCTGCAACTTCTTGGGAGCGGAGAAGTTTGTGGAGTCCCTGAACCAGCCC GTGATGAGCCCCTACCAGCCTTGGTACTACAAAAACCAGGTTGCAGGATTCTTTAAGGAGTATGAGCGGATCACTTTCCTGACCGTCAAG GGCTCGGGGCACATGGTTCCCCAGTATCGGCCAGCCCAGGCTCTGAAGATGTTTGAGTCTTTTCTTCAGAACACTACGTACCTGTGA